The candidate division WOR-3 bacterium genome contains the following window.
CGCAGGTTCATATTCTTTGAATTCCGTAAAAAGCAAGATCAACGAATATTCGGCATTGCTGGGATACAGGAAAGACAACGCAGTAAAATCGATGAATTCAGTTCTGACGCGCAAAAAAAACGAACTCGAAAACAGCCGCCGGAAAATAGACGTAAGAAGACTCAAAGAAAACTTGGCTCTGAAAGAAGAAAATCTGGGTTACAGGTACGCTGAAATTGACCGCAGAATCAAAAACCGTACGGCGAATGCAATGGAAATCCTGAATTTGGCCGAAAAAAAGATTTTTGCACTCTCTCCGTATGTTGGCCTGAAAAAAGGGTACGCAATGATTTATGATTCAGAAGGCAATCTCGTTCCGAGCGGGGACAGAGTGAACAGAGACGAATCATACGATGTAAAATTTGTTGATAAAACCTGGCAGATGAAAGCAGAAAAGGAGAAACAATGATCGGCGCCTTTTTATTTTCAATTCTAGTGACGGCAAAAAGCCCGGAGATAATAGTGTCGGCCGACACTTCTTTTGGTCTGACTTTCTCCGAGGGCAGGGCTTCTTTCAAGGTTTTCGAAGACAGATACATAGACCTTGAAATTTCAATCGATCCGCCGGTGGCTTTCGTCGTTTACGACGAAGAAGGAAACATTCTGGCGAAAAGCTCGAACGGCGAAGCCGTTCTAAACACTTTTTTCAATTACTGGTTCAGCGTAAAGTTTTCAGGTGTGTCTTCGAACTCTGTTTCTGTTGATGTCAGAGCCGCAAGAGACTATAGGCAGATATCGGCCATTCCTCATACGGGCAGACTGGAGGCTGAAAAACCTTCGGAAGTTTTCACTTTCACGCCTTCTGTTTCCGGTGTTTATGAGTTCTCAGTATCTTCCGAAGACCGCGGAGGGGACCTGGACCTGAAAATATACACCGCTGACGACGAATACATTTCAGGGAGTTTCTCTGACGGCAACGATGAAAGAGTGAGAGTCCCGATATTCGCGGGCGACGTCGTCAGAGCGATAGTCTATCTGAACGACATCTCGAAATCAGTGAATTTTGCCGTTTATGCAGCCAGAAAAGACGACTTGCGTGAGTTACAGTCCGGCAGGACTCTGAGCGGGACAGTTGGAGAAAATTCAATGCAGAATTTGTATCTGGTTCCTTCTACGGGATCAAGACCGGTTCTTATCTATCTGGATGCTAATTCAAACACAGATGCGGATCTCGATCTTTATGCAAGCTTCGGCGGGGAAACTTACAAATCAGTCAGTTACACTTCGAGGGAAATGATACTTCTTCCTCCTGAAGCCGGAGAAGTTCAAGTCACGGTAAAAGGTTATAATTTAAGCGGTTCTGATGTAAGATATTCGCTCATCGCCCAGGAGGTCGCTACTTTTCTCCCGCATTCCTCTCCCGTCCTGACAAAACGGATAGAACCTGACAAGCCTTACATATTTGGTGTGACGTCTGGTGAAGAGGGATTTTATTACTTTGGAGCATTGTCTGCTGAGAAGAGAGACATAGACATGATGGTTTTCGACCGTTACGGTTCAACAGAATTGAAACTCAACACACTCAATCCTTCTGAAATCACCGCTATATGGCTCGGCAGAAGAGACACTGTGTATCTTCTGCCGATTCTTTACGACAGGCCTTCCGAGATCGAGGTTTCGTTTGGCGCAGTTGACTTAGACACCATAGAGACCATATATTCGGGGGATCACATAAACGGCACAGTCAGACCGCCTTTCCAGGGAGTGAAGTTTTACAGTCTTCAGTTTCCAGGCTCAGGAACGGCGGCTGTTACCGTCAGAGGAGAGAGCACCAGGGACAGAGACGTGGATCTTTTCGTCAGCGGGAGGAGTTTTTACAGACGCTCGGAAGGTTCGGAAAATCCGACCGACATGGCTTCCGACGAAACCGTCCTGTTCGGTGTTGAACCAGGAGAATATTATCTTGCTCAGGTATACGCCTACGGGCGGGGAGACAGGTGCAGATACGACATCAGCACCAGATTGATAGAAGATTATAATTTGACTGCTGAAAACTCTCCCGGCACTGTCCGGGCACTAATTATAGGAATCAGCGGTTATCCCGGGGAAGGATCTCTCAACAGAGCCACTCAGGACGCTCTCGAATTTTACGATTTACTTGTCCTCAACGGCATTATAGCGCCTGAAAACACTGTTTTTCTTGCCGATGAAAACGCGACAAGACGGAACATTCTCGATGCCCTCGCGAAAATTTCGAGAGTATCTGTGCCAGGCGACAAATTCGTTTTTTTCTTCAGCGGCCACGGTGACAGAAAAAGATTTTCCAGGGGGACTCTCGAACAGGACGGGTACGATGAGAGCATATGCCCATACAGCCTGACTGACGAGAACGGCGACATCTTCGACGATGAATTGAGCGCAGCTATACCTGATCATATTGAAAGCTATGTATTTTTAGACGCTTGCCATTCCGGCGGGTTCGTGTCAGATTTGACCGGGACGGGCAGACGTCTCATAATTACAGCTTCGGAAGAAGACAGGGAAGTCGGAGAAAGAGTTTTAACTCCTCTCATTCTGAGAGCTTTCAGAGGTGAAGCAGACAAAAACGGCGATTCCTGGCTGAGCGCGAAAGAAATAATTGACTTCGTCAGAGATCGTTCAAGACGAATTTGTCCGGAGTGTCTTCATGAATTTACCGGAAGCGTGCCGAGAACATGTCCGGATTGCGGTGTCAGCCTGACGGACGAGAACAGACCGATGAATCCCGATCTTGGAGTGAATTTCGACGAAGATACAAGACTATTTGAGCTGAAACCGGTTTACAACGAATCACAGGACGGAGAAAAGGATAAGAGATGAACATTGAAGATCTGAGAAAAGCTTACATAGAATACTTTAAACTTCACGGTCACGCCCACGTTGCGGGCGGGTCGCTTATACCCGAAAACGATCCGACGGTGCTTTTCACGACTGCAGGAATGCATCCTCTGGTTCCTTATCTGATGGGTGAAAAACATCCTTCAGGCAAAAAACTCTGTAATTGGCAGAAATGCATTAGAACCGGAGATATTGACGAAGTGGGTGACACTCAGCATCTGACATTTTTTGAAATGCTCGGCAATTGGTCCCTCGGAGATTATTTTAAAGAAGAAGCTGTCCGGATGAGTTGGGAATTTCTCACTTCGAAAAACTGGCTGGGTCTCAACCCCGAAAGACTATTTTTTACAGTTTTTGAAGGCGACGAAGTGTCTCCGCGCGACGATGAAACAGCAGAGATTTGGAAAAAAAGCGGAGTAAAAAAAGAACGCATTTTATTCCTGCCCAAAAAAGACAACTGGTGGGGTCCCGCCGGAAAGACAGGGCCTTGCGGTCCGGACACTGAGATGTTTTACGACACTCTTATGCCGCGATGTTCTGAAAAGTGCGCACCAGGCTGTCCTTGCGGAAAATACGTTGAAATCTGGAACGACGTGTTCATGCAGTATAATAAAGTCAGCGAAGACAGATACGAACAGCTCAAAGTGAAAAACGTAGACACGGGAATGGGTCTCGAAAGGACAGCGGCTGTGTTAAACGGGTTTTCGACAGTTTACGAAACAGAAAAATATTCGTCTATCCTAAACGAACTCGAAAAAGCGAGCGGAAGAAAATATGAGCACAGCGACACAGACACAAAAGCTATGAGGATCATCGCCGATCACATGAGATCTGCTTTCTTCATAATAGGAGACGACCTGGGTGTGAAACCGTCAAACCTCGATCAGGGGTACATCGTACGGAGGCTGATCAGGAGGGCGATGAGGTATGCGATTGCGATAGGCATAGAAAAAAGTCTCGGCGATACCCTCGCCGAAAAAATAATTGAGACTAACCCGGTGTACGACGAACTCGAAAAAAGAAAAGAATTTATTGTCGAAGCTATCGTCGAAGAAGAGCAGAGATTCAGGCATTGTCTCAGCAAAGGCATGACTGAGTTTTCGAGAATAATCCCCAACATCGAAAAGAGCGAAAAGAAGACGATCCCCGGAAGGATAGCTTTTAAGCTTTATGACACTTACGGTTTTCCGCTCGAGATGACGGAGGAACTGGCGGGTGAAAAAGGGCTTAAAGTCGATGTCGATGGATTTCGAGAAGCTTTTAAGAAACATCAGGAGCTTTCGAGGACTGGAAGCGAAGTCAGGTTCAAAGGAGGGCTTGCCGACGCCAGCGAACAGACAAAGAAGCTTCACACGGCGACTCATTTACTGCACGAAGCGCTGAGGAGAATTTTGGGAGATCATGTCGCACAGAAAGGATCGAACATAACTCCCGAGAGATTGAGGTTCGATTTCTCGCACCCAAAACCGATGACGGAAGAGGAGATAAAAGAAGTCGAAAGACTCGTAAACAAAGCCATTGGCGAAGATCATCCCGTCATAGAAGAATTGATGAGCGTTGAAGAAGCGAAAGCCAAGGGAGCCGTCGCACTTTTTACAGATAAATATTCGGAAAAAGTCAAAGTTTACACTATAGGGGGATTTTCGAAAGAAGTTTGCGGAGGTCCTCACGTCGGGAAGACGAGCGAACTCGGCAAATTCAAGATACTCAAAGAGCAGTCTTCTTCTTCGGGAGTGAGGAGGATCAAAGCCATTCTTGAATGAAACACTCGGTTCAGAACTCTTTTATTTATTAATGATGAAAATTGACACCACCAGAAATATCGAACGGTTCCAATTATTGTCCGATGTCCAAAAAACCAACCGGAAAATCACTTTATTGAGACTTTAAACAGATTCTGTTTCGATTTAAAAAGTCATTTTATTGCGAATATTTCACAGTCCGAGTGAATCCATTTTTTCCTTTTCGTATTCTCCGTCTTCACCGGGATATCTGAGTATGTTTTCGAATTTTCCTGATTCTTTTGCAATTGCCCAGACAATACTCTCTCCAAGAGGTATAATTTCGGGTCTTTTAACATATATTGGATCATTGTATGCTTCCTGAGGCGGTATTATCTCCCAGCCCGAAGACACAAAATGATTTATCAGATCATCGAGAAAAAGTGCCGACACCAGGTTGTGGTGAAGCAGGATCACGTGGGATATTCTTCTCCCTGTCAATTCGTATGCTAAATCATCGTAAAAAACGGCTCTTTCATTGATGTGAGAGATATAAAAATCTCTGTAAGGTGTGAGATCGGTTTCAGCATTTTCTTCGAGTTTTTCTTTTAGCCTTTCGTCTATATACCATTCCGAATTGTCTATTGAAACATGACCGATTACGTAGCCCGCGCTGTCAAAAAAGTTATAGACGGCATCGATTTTTTCTCTCGTTTCCCCTTGTTTTAGGAAAGGAAATCTGAACAGCTTTACGTAGTTCTCGTAATTTTTTATCACTGAATCTCCTCTGACGATGTCTCCAATAAACATTTCAGGAGTGAGTCTTGAAGAATTGTAGTAAAAATGAGAATACGAATGATTGGCTATTAAGTGTCCGTCCGAGTTCCAGTTTGTTCAACGGCCATTTGACTCACCGATGTTAAAAGCATAGCTATTAGAAAAAAAAGCGTATTTGTCATTATGTCTTGTACTCCTATATTTTTTGATCAGGCGGTTCTGGAAAAATTCATTTCCTGTGATTTGATATGCGAATAAAATGATAACCGGTCTTTGATTTGGCTGTCATCGGAACTTTTTCAGTGCGCCGGAAGCGACAAGCGTATTACCTGCCATAATTTTATATATATAAATTCCCGACGGAAGGTCTCTGCCTGAAAAATCTTCACCTGACCAAGTTACTGAGTAACTGCCTGCCTCGAAATTACCTCTCAAAAGATTTAAAATTTTTCTGCCGGAAATATCCGAGACATAAACTTCTATCCATTCGCTTTTCGAGGTTTTGAAAGATATATCTACGCGGGAGGTGAAAGGATTCGGGCGCGCGTTAAATTCGCTGATGAAAGACGGGATTTCGATACTTTCTTCGACTCCTGTTGTCCAACCGGCAAGAACGGCAAACATATACCAGACCGCCATTCCCTTGTGAAGGCAGTTTTCGTAAGCGGTGTGTGAGCCGTTGTAATCGCCGTAATAAGCAGGGTGTTCGGCTGGTATGTATTGACCGTTGTGATAATAGGTGTGCTGTTCCCACTGGTCGGTGGTGTCGTTATACCACCAACAGTCCATGTCGGCGAAGTCGAAAAGTATCTTGCCGTTGTTCAGGCAATATTGTCTTATCTGGTTGTTTCTCTGATGCCTTATATAGCCGTCATCTCCGGTCGCCTGGGCGTTTCCTGTCATATAAATGAAAATGACGTTCGAATACTGCTGGTCGAGTCTGTTGACGGAGTCGAGATAGGTCTGTACGGAATCGGACGTGTAATGATCGCACTGACAGCACCAGGCCCAGGCGGAATAATTCAGATTTGAATTGGCGTTGAGAACAGCTCTCGTCTCGTTCATTCCGTCTGTCGTCTGCCAGTACATTTCCGGAGTCACGTAATCGTCATATCTCTGACCGTCGTGTATGCAGAAAGAACCGGGGGAATTCGGCAATTCACACCAGCCGATGTCCACACCGAATGCGGAATTAATTATCTCGAGTTCTTCCAATCCTGTGGTCAGCTGGCTTCCGTGTGAAGTGTGCGCGTAGTGCCATTTAAAGTTGGTTTTTACGTAGGTAACCCATTGAGAAGGAATGTTGTCAACTCTCATACAGGTGTGGTCTATAACGATCTGAGTGAATGCGTTGTGAAACAAAAAGAAGAGGACTGCCGAAAAAACAGAAAGTTTTGTTTTCATTTTTCCTCCTTTGTAATTTCCTGCTCTCATATTATGAGCGGGTTTTTAAAACCAATCAGATCCCGATCCAATTATACTCCCGTCGGAAAGGTTTTCCATGTTTTATTCCGAACGGGGACCGGGATGTCTCAGAATTTTTTGATTCTGCCATGGCAATAAGGCGTTTTACCTGTTTTCAGATAATATTCCTGATGATTATTTTCAACCGGAAGGAACTTGTCTGCCTGAGTTAATTCAGTGACTACTTTGAGCCCTCTGCTTTTCGCCAACGTAAAAAACTGCTGATTTGTATTGATACTAAACGCCGGAGGCCTGTATTTCATTATGACCTTCGAATATTAATTAAGATATTTCGTAATGAAATTATGGCAAGGTCGTATTAAAATCTTACCATGAATAGCGTTTCCCCCGAAAAAAGCATTTTGTCTTCTGTACCCGATTTTATTTTGGACAGATATAAAACAGGAAAATATTCCGGAAGCTTTGAAGGAGCAGTATTTTACGCAGATATAAGTGATTTCACTAAAATAACTGAAACACTTATGAAAAGAGGGAAGAAAGGCGCCGAGGAATTGAGTTCCATTCTCAACAGATTTTTCGGACCTTTAATCAACGGAATATATTCCGTAAAAGGATTTGTCTCTTGTCTTGAAGGAGATTCTATCATAGCCGTTTTCCCTTCTTTATACTGTGAAAAAGCTAAAGTTGCCGACACCGTGATTAATGCCTACAATAAATTTTCCAAAATCAAACCGCAGGGTCTTAAAAAAGTAAGCCGAGGTATTTTCGTCAAAGCTGGATTCTCCTATGGGAAGATTGACTGGCAGATTGTGCATAAGCATTCTCAATATGCTTATTTTTTCATGGGTGAAGCCGTGTCAGGAGCCATATCAGCCGGAAGCAATTTCCGTGAAAATGAAATCCGCTTCGACAAAGGCGGAAAAGATGATTTGTCATTAGGGAAAGCGGACTTTGTCAGTTGCAGGTATAAAAAGAACTTGCATGACTCTGCATTACCGGTAGTAGAAGATAACAACAGGCAAGACGACGTTTTGAGAGAGATGTTCTTGTCTCACATGTTACGAGGTAGAGTATTTAAAAATGAATTCAGAGACGTCATAACTTGTTTCATTTCTCCGCATAAGGGAGTGGAAATTTCGGAATTTGTAGGCACGGTGTCGAGACTTTCGGAAAAGTACAGTTGTTACGCGAGATTCAGTTACGGCGATAAAGGTGTTGTTTCCGTTACGGTCTTCGGCGCTCCGGTTAGAATGGAGGATTCATTTGAAAGAGCGTGCGGCTTTGCGTCCGAATTGTCGAAGACAGGTCTCTATAAAATCGGTTTGACGTACGGATCGGCTTTTGCAGGTATTATAGGAAATAATACGAGAGCCGAATACGTTGTTCTCGGAGAGAAGGTCAATCTGGCTGCCCGGTTGATGTCGCATGCTAAAGCGCGAGAGATCTTCATAGATTTCGATTTATCAGATGCAGCAAAAGAAAGTTATAGTTTTAATTACCGCGGAGAAGAGTTTTTCAAAGGCTTTCACGATCCTTGCAAGTATTATGTTTTAAAAAAGAAAAAGTACGAGAAAAAAACAGAAAGAATCGAGCTGACGGGAATGAAAAAAGAGGTTTTAAAACTTACGGACGAACTGAAAAAATTTTCACACGAAAAAAATTTTCGAGTAATCAGTATTTTCGGCGACGCGGGCGCTGGAAAAACCGTTTTAATAAAAAAGTCACTCGAAAAAGCTGGAGTCGAAGATGCGGTTTTCATATCGCCTGAATTTTCTAATTTCGAAGATTTCGGCGTTGTATCGAAATTTTACGAATCAATTTTTATCGGCAAAACAGAAAACAAAAAGTTCGGAAAAAAACTGTTTAATAAAAAATTCTCAGATTATGTTCAAATTACAACAAAAAACCCGGACAAATCCACAGCTTCGGAGCGGCAAGATGAACTGTCAAGGGCAAAACCTTTAATATCATATTTTGTTTCATCCCCTGACAATAAATCTTTCATCGAAAAACTGAATTACAAAACCATGCGCGAAGAAACAATCAGGGCAACGGCGGCCGTTTTAAAGTCTTTTTGCCTGCATAAACCTTCGGTTTTAGTAATAGATGACGCTCATAACCTGGACGAACAGTCAAAAGAAGTGTTTTCAGAAGCCTTGGAAAAAGCCGGTAATCTGTCTCTTTGTCTGATTTTATGTTCGAGGTACGCAGGAGACGGATCCAGAAAAATGATTTTTAAAACCTTAAAGGGCAAAAGGACTCTGATAGATGTGAAAAGACTTACTCCGGCAGAGATTTCTGACTTGGCCGAAAAATTTTTTAGTTTAAAACTTTCGAAGCAATTTTCCTCATACCTTTTCAATACTACACGCGGAAATCCTTATTTTCTGGCTACTTACTGCGATTTTCTCAAAAAAAGCGGTCTTTTCGAGACCAGGGACAATAAAGCTTATCTGAAAAAAGAAACGCAGAATCTTCCAGGCAGTATAAAAGACGTCATTATCGCTAAAATTGACAGGCTGGAAAACGATGCCAAGGATATTCTTTTTTCTTGCTCGGTGTTCAGAAAAAGAATTGAAGTGTCAATACTCTCCGATATTCATAAAGTCAGGCGAAACCGCATTTATGGGCTTTTAGAAGAGTTGACCGAGAAAGGATTTCTTTTCGCTAAAGGCCGAAAAGAAGTAGGATTCCAGAGTGATATAGTTTCCAAAGCAGTCTACGGAATGATGCTCGAATCCGAAATTGCTCGCCGGCACTCCGCTGCGGCAAGATGCA
Protein-coding sequences here:
- a CDS encoding peptide-methionine (S)-S-oxide reductase, with protein sequence MKYRPPAFSINTNQQFFTLAKSRGLKVVTELTQADKFLPVENNHQEYYLKTGKTPYCHGRIKKF
- a CDS encoding caspase family protein — protein: MIGAFLFSILVTAKSPEIIVSADTSFGLTFSEGRASFKVFEDRYIDLEISIDPPVAFVVYDEEGNILAKSSNGEAVLNTFFNYWFSVKFSGVSSNSVSVDVRAARDYRQISAIPHTGRLEAEKPSEVFTFTPSVSGVYEFSVSSEDRGGDLDLKIYTADDEYISGSFSDGNDERVRVPIFAGDVVRAIVYLNDISKSVNFAVYAARKDDLRELQSGRTLSGTVGENSMQNLYLVPSTGSRPVLIYLDANSNTDADLDLYASFGGETYKSVSYTSREMILLPPEAGEVQVTVKGYNLSGSDVRYSLIAQEVATFLPHSSPVLTKRIEPDKPYIFGVTSGEEGFYYFGALSAEKRDIDMMVFDRYGSTELKLNTLNPSEITAIWLGRRDTVYLLPILYDRPSEIEVSFGAVDLDTIETIYSGDHINGTVRPPFQGVKFYSLQFPGSGTAAVTVRGESTRDRDVDLFVSGRSFYRRSEGSENPTDMASDETVLFGVEPGEYYLAQVYAYGRGDRCRYDISTRLIEDYNLTAENSPGTVRALIIGISGYPGEGSLNRATQDALEFYDLLVLNGIIAPENTVFLADENATRRNILDALAKISRVSVPGDKFVFFFSGHGDRKRFSRGTLEQDGYDESICPYSLTDENGDIFDDELSAAIPDHIESYVFLDACHSGGFVSDLTGTGRRLIITASEEDREVGERVLTPLILRAFRGEADKNGDSWLSAKEIIDFVRDRSRRICPECLHEFTGSVPRTCPDCGVSLTDENRPMNPDLGVNFDEDTRLFELKPVYNESQDGEKDKR
- a CDS encoding polysaccharide deacetylase, with product MIKNYENYVKLFRFPFLKQGETREKIDAVYNFFDSAGYVIGHVSIDNSEWYIDERLKEKLEENAETDLTPYRDFYISHINERAVFYDDLAYELTGRRISHVILLHHNLVSALFLDDLINHFVSSGWEIIPPQEAYNDPIYVKRPEIIPLGESIVWAIAKESGKFENILRYPGEDGEYEKEKMDSLGL
- a CDS encoding alanine--tRNA ligase, whose product is MNIEDLRKAYIEYFKLHGHAHVAGGSLIPENDPTVLFTTAGMHPLVPYLMGEKHPSGKKLCNWQKCIRTGDIDEVGDTQHLTFFEMLGNWSLGDYFKEEAVRMSWEFLTSKNWLGLNPERLFFTVFEGDEVSPRDDETAEIWKKSGVKKERILFLPKKDNWWGPAGKTGPCGPDTEMFYDTLMPRCSEKCAPGCPCGKYVEIWNDVFMQYNKVSEDRYEQLKVKNVDTGMGLERTAAVLNGFSTVYETEKYSSILNELEKASGRKYEHSDTDTKAMRIIADHMRSAFFIIGDDLGVKPSNLDQGYIVRRLIRRAMRYAIAIGIEKSLGDTLAEKIIETNPVYDELEKRKEFIVEAIVEEEQRFRHCLSKGMTEFSRIIPNIEKSEKKTIPGRIAFKLYDTYGFPLEMTEELAGEKGLKVDVDGFREAFKKHQELSRTGSEVRFKGGLADASEQTKKLHTATHLLHEALRRILGDHVAQKGSNITPERLRFDFSHPKPMTEEEIKEVERLVNKAIGEDHPVIEELMSVEEAKAKGAVALFTDKYSEKVKVYTIGGFSKEVCGGPHVGKTSELGKFKILKEQSSSSGVRRIKAILE
- a CDS encoding T9SS type A sorting domain-containing protein, translating into MKTKLSVFSAVLFFLFHNAFTQIVIDHTCMRVDNIPSQWVTYVKTNFKWHYAHTSHGSQLTTGLEELEIINSAFGVDIGWCELPNSPGSFCIHDGQRYDDYVTPEMYWQTTDGMNETRAVLNANSNLNYSAWAWCCQCDHYTSDSVQTYLDSVNRLDQQYSNVIFIYMTGNAQATGDDGYIRHQRNNQIRQYCLNNGKILFDFADMDCWWYNDTTDQWEQHTYYHNGQYIPAEHPAYYGDYNGSHTAYENCLHKGMAVWYMFAVLAGWTTGVEESIEIPSFISEFNARPNPFTSRVDISFKTSKSEWIEVYVSDISGRKILNLLRGNFEAGSYSVTWSGEDFSGRDLPSGIYIYKIMAGNTLVASGALKKFR